In Puntigrus tetrazona isolate hp1 chromosome 22, ASM1883169v1, whole genome shotgun sequence, one genomic interval encodes:
- the elfn2a gene encoding extracellular leucine-rich repeat and fibronectin type III domain containing 2a, giving the protein MASRFSLSCAFSPCFLILSLPIFLLLHAPSFVRGDCWLIEGDKGYVWLAICSQNQPPYETIPQHINNTVHDLRLNENKLKAIFFSSLSRFTNLTDLNLTKNEISYIEDGAFAGQANLQVLQLGYNKLTNLTEGMLRGLGRMQCLYLQHNLIEVIATNAFWECPSLSSLDLSSNKLARLDSSTFTVLGGRLIVCELAGNPFHCGCELYGFLIWLEAFDNVTHTYDRLQCETPKELFGYPLLSPRGNHGRNARSILSSMCKDGVIVGGITALPPDLDSSGMGIDIYDQTGPYHQPTASSTTDPTYSPTIKLQMVSLSSASLLVQIPKPYSKMYILVQYNHTFVSDVMNLNKKKEIVKLNNLMAHTNYTFCVASIRNSQRYNHTCLYFATRAPGPDNLSATPSTTTHYIMTILGCLFGMVIVLGLVYYCLRRRRMQEEKEKSISVKKTILEMRYGPEAAAAAAKDPSALQKLHDQSHHQHHHGKLSQSASSSLGVLHSSANTTSSRLSSLPQVEKMATAFSEAMAANKGNYMDVRTSAGGEERVRDGVVAGSGDEITRDENGINGGDDSDDDGRDSTSEISTIAKEVDKVNQIINNCIDALKLDSVAVVAAAAATATTADNTASPPPPSVPSLARGLIPLSPTITETCQIMSSPKIRPPPPVPLVLPLSERPGISGGGFLSPPYRDPPPATASRPLQRQLSADAAVVPINSVKNRCSVSSGGSVKSARVFSLDVPDPRSTEPCKYPEKGSPVRCGEPMERLPLIGVQGVSNGRGDGGSGGGGGAGGGSGGSGGCGVVVGGGGSTAQQHHLEVHPDYHCSEHRHSFPALYYEGATDSPAQKVSFLKPLTRTKKDTAYSQLSPRHHNYSGYSSSPEYSSESTLKIWERFRPYKKSPREEAYIAAGHALRKKVQFAKDEDLHDILDYWKGVSAQQKL; this is encoded by the coding sequence ATGGCTAGCAGGTTCAGCTTATCGTGTGCTTTTTCACCCTGCTTCCTCATCCTCTCTCTCCCTATTTTTCTCCTCCTTCATGCACCTTCTTTTGTGAGGGGTGACTGCTGGCTAATTGAAGGGGATAAAGGCTATGTGTGGCTGGCAATCTGCAGTCAGAACCAGCCTCCATATGAGACAATCCCACAGCATATTAACAACACCGTCCATGACTTGCGGCTGAATGAAAACAAGCTCAAAGCAATTTTCTTCAGCTCCCTCAGCCGATTCACCAACCTTACTGACCTCAACCTCACCAAGAATGAAATCTCCTACATTGAGGATGGTGCCTTCGCAGGACAGGCCAATCTACAGGTCTTGCAGTTGGGATATAACAAGCTAACCAACCTCACTGAGGGGATGCTGCGAGGGTTGGGTCGAATGCAGTGCCTGTATCTGCAGCATAACCTTATTGAGGTAATTGCAACCAATGCCTTCTGGGAGTGCCCAAGCCTTAGCAGTCTCGATCTTTCCTCTAATAAATTAGCAAGGCTGGATTCATCCACCTTTACTGTTTTGGGTGGACGGCTAATAGTGTGTGAACTGGCTGGAAATCCTTTCCATTGTGGCTGTGAGTTGTATGGCTTCCTTATCTGGCTAGAGGCATTTGACAATGTCACTCACACCTATGACAGGCTCCAGTGTGAGACCCCAAAAGAACTTTTTGGCTACCCTCTCCTGAGCCCTAGAGGTAATCATGGAAGAAATGCTCGTTCTATCCTGTCATCCATGTGTAAGGATGGAGTGATTGTTGGGGGCATAACAGCCCTGCCTCCTGACTTGGACTCTTCTGGGATGGGGATAGATATTTATGATCAGACGGGACCTTATCACCAGCCCACAGCTTCATCAACCACTGACCCAACATACAGCCCCACCATTAAGTTACAAATGGTTTCCCTCTCCTCTGCATCTCTCTTGGTTCAAATACCCAAGCCCTACAGTAAGATGTATATTCTAGTGCAGTATAACCACACCTTTGTGTCAGATGTCATgaacttaaataaaaagaaagagatcGTCAAACTAAACAACCTAATGGCCCACACAAATTACACCTTTTGTGTTGCCTCCATTCGCAATTCCCAGCGGTACAATCACACTTGTTTGTATTTTGCAACTCGGGCTCCAGGGCCCGATAACTTGAGTGCAACCCCTTCTACCACCACCCATTACATTATGACCATTCTAGGCTGCCTGTTTGGGATGGTCATTGTGTTGGGCTTGGTGTACTACTGCTTACGTAGGCGTCGAATGCAGGAGGAAAAGGAAAAGTCTATTAGTGTTAAGAAAACTATCTTAGAGATGCGCTATGGGCCAGAAGCAGCTGCTGCAGCAGCCAAGGACCCTTCAGCCTTGCAGAAACTTCATGACCAGTCTCATCATCAACACCACCACGGCAAGCTGTCCCAGTCAGCATCCTCCAGCTTGGGCGTCCTTCATAGTTCAGCCAATACCACCTCTTCTCGGCTTTCTTCCCTTCCGCAAGTGGAGAAAATGGCTACAGCTTTCTCAGAAGCCATGGCCGCCAATAAGGGCAACTACATGGATGTAAGAACGTCAGCAGGAGGAGAGGAGCGAGTAAGAGATGGAGTTGTAGCAGGGTCAGGGGATGAAATCACAAGGGATGAAAATGGGATTAATGGAGGAGATGACTCTGATGATGATGGCCGAGATTCAACATCGGAGATCTCTACCATTGCCAAGGAGGTGGACAAAGTAAATCAGATTATCAATAATTGCATTGACGCACTCAAACTAGACTCTGTAGCTGTTGTGGCAGCTGCTGCAGCCACTGCAACTACAGCAGATAACACTGCCTCTCCACCACCTCCTAGTGTCCCTTCATTAGCCAGGGGGCTAATTCCACTTTCCCCTACCATCACAGAGACATGCCAGATCATGTCGTCCCCTAAAATCCGTCCTCCACCCCCTGTTCCTCTTGTTTTGCCCCTTTCTGAGCGGCCCGGCATCAGTGGAGGTGGGTTTCTCTCCCCTCCTTACAGGGACCCACCCCCAGCTACAGCATCCCGGCCGTTGCAGAGGCAACTCAGTGCAGATGCTGCAGTTGTTCCTATCAACTCTGTCAAAAATCGCTGCAGCGTTTCTTCCGGAGGCTCTGTCAAAAGTGCTCGGGTCTTCAGTCTGGATGTCCCCGATCCTCGTAGCACAGAGCCATGCAAGTACCCTGAGAAAGGTAGCCCTGTTCGGTGCGGGGAGCCCATGGAGAGGTTGCCCTTAATAGGGGTTCAGGGAGTCAGTAATGGCAGAGGAGATGGTGGCAGCGGGGGTGGAGGGGGAGCCGGTGGTGGCAGTGGTGGTTCGGGTGGGTGTGGTGTTGTGGTCGGAGGTGGGGGCAGCACAGCTCAGCAGCACCACTTGGAGGTGCACCCAGACTACCACTGCTCAGAGCACCGACACTCCTTCCCCGCCCTCTACTATGAGGGTGCCACTGACTCCCCTGCCCAGAAAGTCTCCTTTCTAAAGCCTCTCACTCGCACCAAGAAGGACACTGCCTATTCACAGCTTTCTCCCCGCCACCACAATTACTCAGGGTATTCCTCTAGCCCTGAGTACTCCTCTGAGAGCACGCTTAAAATCTGGGAGCGCTTCCGACCATACAAGAAAAGCCCCCGTGAGGAGGCCTACATAGCCGCTGGCCATGCTCTTCGAAAGAAAGTGCAGTTTGCAAAGGATGAGGATCTCCATGACATTCTGGACTACTGGAAGGGGGTGTCAGCACAGCAGAAACTGTGA